The Acropora muricata isolate sample 2 chromosome 4, ASM3666990v1, whole genome shotgun sequence genome contains the following window.
ACTTTAGTTACCGTTACAGGAAACCTTCTCGTTCTATTAGCCATTTTAATCGACCCCAACAAGGATCTCAAGTCGCCATTTAACTACTTTGTGGCCAACCTAGCCCTCTGTGACCTCTTTGTAGGATTTGTAGTGGATCCTATGTCAGCGGCTTATCATTACAGCGAAGGATCGGCAAGAAAATACCCTATGAAGCTGGTTTACTTGCATATTCCGTACTTCATTTCCTCCACCGCTTCTGTTCTTAGTCTGGCAGCCTTGACAGTGGATCGATTTTGGGCAATAACCTCTCCTTTGTCCTACAGAATTAAGCTTAATCCGAAGCGCGCTGGTTTTGCGGCATTAGGAATTTGGGCTTTCTCCATTTGCTTCCCGTTTATTTATCTTTCAACCGGCTACCTCACGTACGCCTTTGTGTTTGCCCACACCGTTATCATTGCCACATTTCTGGTCATGCTACTCACATATTTGAAGATATTTCGCGTTTTTAAGCTCAAAGTCCAGGAGTGGGATAATTTGAACCAAAGTTCAAAGGACAGTCAAGCAAAGAAGCAAGCTATGAAGTGGGAACAAAAAGTCACCAAAACATTTTTGATTGTGTTAGCTTTCTTTTTGGCGTGCTATCTTCCTTCGTGTATTTGTATTTACATCACCAATCTCTGCAGTTCATGTAGTTGCATCTCCATCCACTGGGCCAGAGATGTTCATTTTCTGTTGATTTTGGCCAATTCAGGAGTTAACCCGTTTGTTTACGCGTGGCGACTTGAGAAATTCAGGACGGCTTTTGTCAAGCTTTTGACTTGCTGTGGAAGATGTCGTGGAAGCCGTGCAGTTTCTCGCGAGGCTGAATTCGATAATATTGCTATGGATGATACAACTAGTGCTTCGAGATAATGGCCGATATACATCTGTATTTTTGGGGCCAAATTTCAAGTTGCTTTTGAATGGGTGTTGTGGAATCCCTTTGTGTGGTGCTCGCGCGTGACATCTCGCAAACAGTTGGGAACCAAAATTAACATGGCAATGTGCAGAGAATCGAAACTTCACCATGGAAACATTAAAATAGTCTAGATGATGAATGTTGAGTAGAAAGTAGAAATTATACAAGGAATCTTGACTAAACACATGAAGCGCTGTATTTAAGTTTctgctattttattttttaagtaCAACAATGTATGCAACAAACCATATTTaaatgttgttatttttttaagttaacCACTTACGGTGCTGCTGTTGAAGGATATTTTCATATGACAGGTTAATAAAATGATATTGAACATCTCGACACTTCTGATGATGCCCATATTTGAGAAACTAGTATGAATTAAACCTAATAACTAATATCTTGTTTCATCTGTCAAATTCCACAGGTCTTGCTTGTTGCACTTCTCTCATCTCACATTTCATAGAAAGGGTGTAAGGTTGGTGTATCTGTccaataacatttaaatcaTTCATTAAGTTTGGTGATAATCAGATGAGAAAAGTTGAAATGGGACAAGGCTACTCACTCTTTGAGTGCAACGCTAACTCAACCGTTTCTCAATTGGTTGGAACATTACAAGAAAAGAAGACTGTGTGCAATGTAAGGGAACGTCACGCGGGGAAAAAAGCGGCATAAACCCTGAACGTTTTCTGACTTTCAATTCCCCTCCCTGCTTCAAATGATGAAGAATTACCAGAGGTGTATTCGAATACATGTAATACATGTATTTGGACGGACTGCAGATTGAAACAGTTTCAATTTTAATGTAAGGGATCATCAGAGTTATGAGCTGGCTGGCTTCTGCTTAAGTATCGCTCATAACTGTGACGGTTGTTATCACTGAAATTACCTTCATTGGGTGAGGGGGGAAAACTGTCATAAGAAAGAGACAACGCTATCACCCAGCCAGTGGCAGCCATGGACAGCTTGGGACTTGTAGGGCCTCATCAGCGTGGCATAGCATTTTGCTCAGAGAACCCTCAATATGAGACTAAGAACAATTTTACATCACTACGGGAGACAATGAACATCCCTGTTCCTTTCATATGAGAGTCCCTCCTCCAGCTGGGGTACAAGTACTCTCCAATGTTCAAACATTCGTTAGTGCCCAGCGTCTTTTTTAACCATGCATCATTTCACTTTAGTGCGTGCAGATATTCGTgtattaatagggagcttacacAACAGAACGGCTGGAAGACTCGGGATGggagaatgacgaaaaaatgtctcgtaatattgggaatgcacagtctcgcgtgacattttttcgtcatgaCACTGACACGCGCCTGTTCAATATCTTTATTGTAGTGAAGAATTCGAAGGTTTGTCGGCTTCCTCATTAGTCGCGAAATGATGACAACGTATTGGCACTTCTATGTGGGCATACATTCGTTTTATTACGAGCGCTGAGTTTGTAAGCTCTTGGGATGCCTTACAAGACGATGACGCACTGCAAATAGTGACACATAAAGGAAATGTATTCAAAGTTACAACTTTTGAAGGCTTTATATGTACGAAATGTATATATTTGAATTGTAGCGGGCCGACTGCGATAATGCTCTCGTTGTGAAAACTTTTCGCCATGATATTTCAATGACCGGACCGAAGGAATTACGTCAAACTTAAAATGAAAGAACacctttgccagaatgaagtcACCTGGCCTGAATTCGAAGTATCCTATACGTAAGTGTCCCGTGTCTCGAATCGTGTGCGGTTCCCAAGTTTCGACGTGttaattaaaactgcatttttcGCACTCTCTAGAGTGCATATTTCAGTGCCACAAGTACAAGTTTGCATTTTGCGAATTGTTGTAAGAAAAGAACATAACGATAGGCCAGCTCATAAAGCGAATGACCTAGCTGGTAACTATACTTCGGACCCaaccaactgaaaaaaaaaaacaaacaaaacaaaactaacgaCACGAACAGGAACTGAGCGGCGAACTCCGGCGGGCCAATAAAAGATAGTTTTACTTGGGTTGTCTGTAAGAAGTAACACTGATGAATATTACTTAGGACGTTCAACCAAAAAGGGAGAAATACTTTTCTAGCCAAAATTTCGTATTCCTCACACACGCCAAACACTTCCTAATTTTGTCTTTATTTCCTGACTCAGTGCCCAAAATAGATCACATATACCGCCAAATCAGAGCTGGCTGCTTTTTTTGGTAACCCTGAAGAATTTCAAGATCTTTGATTTAATGTTTCTTAGTGGTGAAAATACTAACTACAGCCATAAAAAGGCCTTCGGCAGCAATGGTCGTCGGAACAAAAGCCGCATTGAAACCCCATATTTAAGTGCAATAAAAATTTTTGACAAATAAGTTCAAattcatttaaattttaaaagcgTGATTAGTTGCTGGAGCTGTCTCAAGGCCAATACTGCACCTTTTTAATACtacaaaaaaagtttcaaagtttGCAGGGAGAGGTTGAAATCCAGTTGCAAGAGAAATACTATAACGAATAGTCAGGAATTCAAGGAAAGAAATGCCAGTCAAACCgaactaaaaattgaaattaccaCAATGTTATTCTCCGCCTGAATTAAAATGACGCACTTGATCATGAGGGCTTTTCCGATGTTGGTCGGTAGTTAACAACATTCCTAAGCTTATAAGCATAAATTTAAGAACGCTACTTCTTTATCCTAGCAGTTTAAATGGCTGTAAGCATCTTTTAAGGGGCTGACTCTTGAAGAAGAATTTCAGTTCAGAGTTGACTCGTTGGACAGTTTTCTCACTTACTCCAGATACTAAACTATTACTAAAGTAGTATCTACTAGACAGTCGTACTTCAATCGCCTTGCCGTTTGCATTTACAACCAATTACACCGCAACCTGATAGAAACACATCAATTATATAGCTTGCTCCTGTAAATAAATGCAATATCGAGCCTAAAAACTACCGCTATTGAGATCGACAGAAGTCGGCCATCAACATTCAGCTTACCTctttttgaatttgaacaaaTCTCCATCAAGTCAACAACTTTCATCCActcaagaaaacagaaaatcaAATCAGCGCTGATGTCATTTCAAAACCGCTAAAGCGTTGAAGAAGATACAATACAATAAGACTCATCAAGACTGAATTTGATAGCGGAGGTGTTCACAATGAAAGTACCGGTTGTTCTCTTATAGTGGATAGTAATTATACCTCTACTCAGTGGTAGTTAAATGAAGCTATCTCTCTGATGATCCGATGACAAGAGAAGTTTATAGCATAGCATTGTGCTTGAAGGTGAAATCTATATGTTGTATGCGCTTACAGACCGAAGCCGAAACATCCTGATAACTAAATCCTCGTTGAAGTTTTCGTTTGCGATCAGTTCATCGCAGTATCGTCGATGCCTTTAATAGAGGAATACCCC
Protein-coding sequences here:
- the LOC136915702 gene encoding histamine H2 receptor-like; the encoded protein is MSLFGEYPCANLTIAPSYLSYTSASLSIVMTLVTVTGNLLVLLAILIDPNKDLKSPFNYFVANLALCDLFVGFVVDPMSAAYHYSEGSARKYPMKLVYLHIPYFISSTASVLSLAALTVDRFWAITSPLSYRIKLNPKRAGFAALGIWAFSICFPFIYLSTGYLTYAFVFAHTVIIATFLVMLLTYLKIFRVFKLKVQEWDNLNQSSKDSQAKKQAMKWEQKVTKTFLIVLAFFLACYLPSCICIYITNLCSSCSCISIHWARDVHFLLILANSGVNPFVYAWRLEKFRTAFVKLLTCCGRCRGSRAVSREAEFDNIAMDDTTSASR